A stretch of Pseudomonas sp. LS.1a DNA encodes these proteins:
- a CDS encoding ABC transporter permease subunit has protein sequence MNDLANSNMTQNSQPVRIDFNTPELQRKRRMRALKDRLTRWYVLVGGLAVLAAITLIFFYLAYVVLPLFQGAELTSKKALEPTWLQQDAGKPLMIALEEQNLVGMRVSDKGQALFFDTKSGNELKRFDLPVPAGTQVTSISADQPGSPLVVLGLSNGQALVFHHSYKITYPDNKKTIAPGIDYPYGEQPFVLDEQGRALEHVSVNVNGDTLLLAGSTGAHLQVVELTRTENMMTEEVTTEQNRIELPQMTETVKNIFIDPRQQWLYVINGRATADVFNLRDKSLNGRYKLSDSADTEITATAQLVGGISLIIGDSKGGLSQWFMARDPDGESRFKLIRTFQMGKAAVVQIDAEERRKGFVALDAAGELGVFHSTAHRTLLVEPAAEGPGILALSPRANRIIIEEGGKLLPLSLRNPHPEISFSALWGKVWYENYDEPKYVWQSTASNTDFEPKLSLSPLTFGTLKAAFYAMILAAPLAIAAAIYTAYFMAPGMRRKVKPVIELMEAMPTVILGFFAGLFLAPYLEGHLPGVFSLFLLMPLGILLAGFAWTRLPESIRLRIPDGWEAAILIPVILFTGWFALTMSPHLESWLFGGDMRLWITNDLGITYDQRNALVVGIAMGFAVIPNIYSIAEDAVFSVPRSLTLGSLALGATPWQTLTRVVILTASPGIFSALMIGMGRAVGETMIVLMATGNTPVMELNLFEGMRTLAANVAVEMPESEVGGSHYRVLFLAALVLLMFTFIMNTLAELIRQRLRKKYSSL, from the coding sequence ATGAATGATCTGGCCAACTCCAACATGACCCAAAACTCCCAGCCCGTGCGGATTGATTTCAATACGCCGGAGTTGCAACGCAAGCGCCGCATGCGCGCGCTCAAGGACCGCCTGACCCGCTGGTATGTACTGGTGGGCGGGCTTGCCGTACTGGCGGCGATCACCCTGATCTTCTTCTATCTGGCCTATGTGGTGCTGCCGCTGTTCCAGGGTGCCGAACTGACCAGCAAGAAGGCCCTGGAGCCAACCTGGCTGCAACAGGATGCCGGCAAGCCGCTGATGATCGCGCTTGAAGAGCAGAACCTGGTGGGCATGCGCGTTTCGGACAAGGGCCAGGCACTGTTCTTCGATACCAAGAGCGGTAACGAGCTCAAGCGTTTCGACCTGCCAGTGCCGGCAGGCACCCAGGTCACTTCGATCAGTGCCGATCAGCCGGGTAGCCCGCTGGTGGTGCTGGGCTTGTCCAATGGCCAGGCGCTGGTGTTCCACCACTCCTACAAGATCACCTACCCGGACAACAAGAAAACCATCGCCCCCGGCATCGACTACCCGTACGGCGAGCAGCCGTTCGTGCTCGACGAGCAGGGCCGTGCGCTGGAGCATGTCAGTGTCAACGTCAACGGCGACACCCTGCTGCTGGCCGGCTCCACCGGCGCGCACCTGCAGGTGGTCGAGCTGACCCGTACCGAAAACATGATGACCGAAGAGGTCACCACCGAGCAGAACCGCATTGAACTGCCGCAGATGACTGAAACGGTGAAGAACATCTTCATCGACCCGCGTCAGCAGTGGCTGTACGTGATCAACGGCCGCGCCACCGCGGACGTGTTCAACCTGCGCGACAAGAGCCTCAACGGCCGCTACAAGCTGTCTGACAGCGCCGACACCGAAATCACCGCCACCGCCCAGCTGGTCGGCGGTATCTCGCTGATCATCGGCGACTCCAAGGGCGGCCTGTCCCAGTGGTTCATGGCCCGTGACCCGGACGGCGAATCGCGCTTCAAGCTGATCCGCACCTTCCAGATGGGCAAGGCCGCGGTCGTGCAGATCGACGCCGAAGAGCGCCGCAAGGGCTTCGTCGCCCTCGACGCCGCAGGTGAGCTGGGCGTGTTCCACAGCACCGCGCACCGCACCCTGCTGGTCGAGCCGGCCGCCGAAGGCCCGGGCATCCTGGCCCTGTCGCCACGCGCCAACCGCATCATCATCGAAGAAGGCGGCAAGCTGCTGCCACTGAGCTTGCGTAACCCGCACCCGGAAATTTCCTTCAGCGCGCTGTGGGGCAAGGTGTGGTACGAGAACTACGACGAGCCGAAGTACGTCTGGCAATCGACCGCTTCGAACACCGACTTCGAGCCCAAACTGAGCCTGTCGCCGTTGACCTTCGGTACCCTGAAGGCCGCGTTCTACGCGATGATCCTGGCGGCCCCGCTGGCGATTGCCGCGGCCATCTACACCGCCTACTTCATGGCCCCAGGCATGCGCCGCAAGGTCAAGCCGGTGATCGAACTGATGGAAGCGATGCCGACGGTGATCCTCGGCTTCTTCGCCGGCCTGTTCCTCGCCCCGTACCTGGAAGGCCACCTGCCGGGCGTGTTCAGCCTGTTCCTGCTGATGCCGCTCGGTATCCTGCTGGCCGGCTTTGCCTGGACCCGCCTGCCCGAGTCGATCCGCCTGCGTATCCCGGATGGCTGGGAAGCGGCGATCCTGATCCCGGTCATCCTGTTCACCGGCTGGTTCGCCCTGACCATGAGCCCGCACCTCGAGAGCTGGCTTTTTGGCGGCGACATGCGCCTGTGGATCACCAACGACCTGGGGATAACCTACGACCAGCGCAACGCCCTGGTCGTGGGTATCGCCATGGGCTTCGCGGTCATCCCGAACATCTACTCCATCGCCGAAGACGCCGTGTTCAGCGTGCCGCGCAGCCTGACCCTGGGCTCCCTGGCCCTGGGTGCAACGCCCTGGCAGACCTTGACCCGCGTGGTCATCCTCACCGCCAGCCCGGGTATCTTCTCGGCGCTGATGATCGGCATGGGCCGTGCGGTGGGCGAGACCATGATCGTGCTGATGGCCACCGGCAACACCCCGGTGATGGAGCTGAACCTGTTCGAGGGCATGCGCACCCTGGCCGCCAACGTGGCCGTGGAAATGCCGGAATCGGAAGTCGGTGGCAGCCACTATCGCGTGCTGTTCCTGGCCGCGCTGGTGCTGCTGATGTTCACCTTCATCATGAACACCTTGGCCGAGCTGATTCGCCAGCGTCTGCGCAAGAAATACTCGTCGCTTTGA
- a CDS encoding phosphate ABC transporter substrate-binding protein PstS — MKLKRLMAALTFAAAGVATANAVAAVDPAIPTYTKTTGVSGNLSSVGSDTLANLMTLWAEAYKKEYPNVNIQIQAAGSSTAPPALTEGTANLGPMSRKMKDVELQAFEQKYGYKPTAIPVAVDALAVFVHKDNPIKGLTMAQVDAIFSSTRLCGGKADVKTWGDLGVTGDLANKPVQLFGRNSVSGTYGYFKEEALCKGDFKPNVNEQPGSASVVQSISSSLNGIGYSGIGYKTASVKTVALAKKEGGEFVEDNETNALNGTYPLSRFLYVYVNKAPNKPLAPLEAEFVKLVLSQAGQQVVVKDGYIPLPAKVVDKTLADLGLSHAGNVAKK; from the coding sequence ATGAAACTGAAGCGTTTGATGGCGGCCCTCACCTTTGCCGCCGCTGGCGTTGCAACCGCCAACGCGGTAGCCGCTGTCGATCCTGCGATCCCGACCTACACCAAGACCACCGGTGTTTCGGGCAACCTCTCCAGCGTCGGTTCGGACACCCTCGCCAACCTGATGACTCTGTGGGCCGAGGCCTACAAGAAGGAATATCCGAACGTAAACATCCAGATCCAGGCTGCCGGCTCCTCCACCGCGCCACCCGCGCTGACCGAAGGTACCGCCAACCTCGGCCCGATGAGCCGCAAGATGAAGGACGTCGAGTTGCAGGCCTTCGAGCAGAAGTACGGCTACAAGCCGACCGCCATCCCGGTCGCCGTAGACGCCCTGGCTGTGTTCGTACACAAGGACAACCCGATCAAAGGCCTGACCATGGCCCAGGTCGACGCCATCTTCTCTTCCACCCGCCTGTGCGGTGGCAAAGCCGACGTCAAGACCTGGGGTGACCTGGGCGTGACCGGCGACCTGGCCAACAAGCCAGTACAGCTGTTCGGCCGTAACTCGGTATCGGGCACCTACGGCTACTTCAAGGAAGAAGCCCTGTGCAAAGGCGACTTCAAGCCTAACGTCAACGAACAGCCTGGCTCGGCTTCGGTCGTGCAGTCGATCAGCTCCTCGCTGAACGGCATCGGCTACTCGGGCATCGGCTACAAGACCGCCAGCGTCAAGACCGTGGCCCTGGCCAAGAAGGAAGGCGGCGAGTTCGTTGAAGACAACGAAACCAACGCCCTGAACGGCACCTACCCGCTGTCGCGCTTCCTGTACGTCTACGTCAACAAGGCCCCGAACAAGCCTCTGGCCCCGCTGGAAGCCGAGTTCGTCAAGCTGGTGCTGTCGCAAGCTGGCCAGCAGGTCGTGGTGAAGGACGGCTACATCCCGCTGCCGGCCAAAGTCGTCGACAAGACCTTGGCTGACCTGGGCCTGTCCCACGCAGGTAACGTTGCAAAAAAGTAA